From Candidatus Doudnabacteria bacterium, a single genomic window includes:
- a CDS encoding 6-bladed beta-propeller, with product MPFLLAVFFALAILAPHKAFASSFTSAQDGNWNDGATWGNTSPGVIGVDFPGPTDDATIENNVTLTQDRSVHDITISDGGTLDLGTRVFSVSGNFTNNGTLNAGTSHVILTGSNQTILGNNNFYNLTKITTVADTLSFDPANTTTVTGTLTLTGVSTGLLTVNHSPSNGPVFDSRIGIDTFSVGGNFQSPTAIATDSLGNFYVADDSNNYIQKLDHSGNFITRWGGGGTDNGQFDSVTGITTTADASDVYVVDSGNNRIEKFDSSGNYISQWGSIGSGDGEFNQPSGITIDSSDDFLYVTDTNNNRIQKFDSAGNYISQWGSIGSGDGEFNQPLGIAIDSSDDLYVIDNGNYRVEKFDSAGTFLSTFGWGVQDGANHFEICTNLTTPCLAGITGDGLDQFSNPQVITVDQAGDIYVADWAGNNARIEKFHSDGSFFTEWESPPSGDSFFVFSPAGISTDSSGKVYVTDSNNYRVKIFDPSGNFLSIFGDNQAEGVINQAGGIRADASGNFYVADSFSDRIQKFDPSGHFLFTFGWGVQDGANQFEICTSGCQVGLAGSGDGQFNLPQGITTDTLGNIYVSDAGNLNSRIEKFDSGGHFLSTFGWGVQDGANQFEICTSGCQGGIVGSGDGQFNNSQAMVFDSFGNLYVADNGNTRIEKFGPSGNFVTKWGSPGTSESEFSGLNSVAVDSSNNVYVPDNFNNRIQKFDSSGTFLSTFGWGVQTGANMWESCTSNCQAGIAGMGDGELNGPQGIAIDSSGNLYVSDSQSSRIQKLDPAGHFLLTFGWGVLDGANHFETCFSGCQGGINGFAGDGQFSEPGIIAVDPLNNIYVYTQKFTTSADTWNLNSSGSSALSYLSVSSSHSASAVTCTNCTDEGGNINWNFVTVLVPSSFTSVQDGNWNDGATWGNTSPGIAGIDYPTYLDSATINNEVTLTNDQSIDDITISDGGALHLGTNTFNISGNLTNNGELHADTSTVILTGTNQTILGSNTFYNLTKITTIADTLSFDPANTTTVTGTLTLTGVSTGLLTLNHAPGTGQPVFASKFGIGSNTVDGNFSQITGIAHDSSGNIYAVDVNNNRIQKFDPSGNFIIKWGSFGTGDGQFDAPGGIIVDSSNNIYIVDTNRVQEFTSAGTFIKTFGWGVLDGTPAFQVCNSNCQAGIAGSGPGQFDGSGGISVAADSSGNVYISDAGNNRIQKFGPDGHFISAWGSFGSGDGQLKHPYYIAIDSSDNIYVADNDNSRIQKFNTSGAFQSTFGWGVQTGANAFQTCTSGCQAGISGPGAGQFNASGGITTDSSDNIYVADYGNSRIQVFGSNGAFQSTFGWGVLDGTEEFQICTSGCQAGIPADDPDVPGGEGQTSLPVGVTVDASGNIYVADSGIRIEKFDPSENFLSKFGNSSPEGELNNPIGIANDSSGNIYVVDQGNSRIQKFDPSGNFLSTFGWGVQTGADQFEICTSGCQTGIGGSGDGQFLVPGGIAIDSSNNIYVTDSSNHRIEVFNSGEGFVTQWGTEGSGDGQFEYPQGIVFDSSGNIYVVDASNNRIQKFDPDGAFLSTFGWGVQDGTTNAFQICTSGCQGGIRGSDAGQFNEPAFLAIDSFNNIYVTDSDNSRIQKFSLNTGEPVFEYTIGWGVQDGADQFEICTSGCQAGSEGGGYGQFIDPQGIAIDSSNNIYVANIQNNRIEKFDPSGNLLLTFGWGVQDGTTNAFQICTSGCQSGIPGSGDGQFAVPLGITMDHSGNIYVADANNGRIQKFTTGSSAWNLDSQGSSVLSYLSVSSSHATSVVTCTNCIDGGGNINWNFGGSTPPPPPPPPPSGGGGPTCCAPYVPPGTNQQASNTLTSDGSLLLDHGVIYVMSQGFKRPFVSMAVFTALGYKLSNVIRADTSAIPEGESILSSNIRHPVGALILNQGTVYLLGTDLRYGFPSEAVFYSYGYQFKDVLPANSLDLLLPQGPIVQMNNSGQVPSFPSTGGDIKE from the coding sequence ATGCCTTTTTTGCTGGCGGTTTTTTTTGCTTTGGCTATTCTGGCTCCCCATAAAGCTTTTGCCTCCTCTTTCACCTCCGCGCAGGACGGGAACTGGAATGACGGAGCTACCTGGGGCAATACCTCTCCCGGAGTCATTGGGGTTGATTTTCCAGGTCCGACAGATGATGCGACTATAGAAAACAACGTAACACTAACACAAGACCGATCCGTCCACGATATCACTATCTCAGATGGCGGCACTTTAGATCTGGGAACACGCGTTTTCTCTGTCTCCGGGAACTTTACTAATAACGGCACCCTGAATGCCGGCACTTCCCATGTTATCCTTACAGGCAGCAACCAGACAATACTGGGAAATAATAACTTTTATAACTTAACCAAAATCACAACTGTTGCAGACACTCTTTCCTTTGATCCGGCTAATACTACTACCGTCACAGGCACACTGACCCTTACCGGAGTTTCTACGGGACTGCTGACTGTTAATCATTCACCCAGCAATGGCCCTGTTTTTGATTCCAGGATCGGGATTGATACATTTTCGGTTGGTGGAAATTTTCAGTCGCCGACTGCCATTGCCACCGATTCTTTGGGTAACTTCTACGTGGCGGATGACTCCAATAATTACATCCAGAAACTTGACCACTCAGGCAACTTCATTACGAGATGGGGAGGTGGTGGCACAGACAATGGGCAGTTTGATAGTGTTACCGGTATTACAACTACTGCTGACGCTTCTGATGTCTACGTTGTAGATAGTGGCAATAATCGTATCGAAAAATTCGATTCTTCCGGTAATTACATTTCCCAGTGGGGAAGTATTGGCTCTGGCGATGGCGAGTTTAATCAGCCTTCAGGCATTACCATCGACTCATCTGACGACTTTCTTTATGTGACAGATACTAACAATAATCGTATCCAGAAATTTGACTCTGCGGGTAATTACATTTCCCAGTGGGGAAGTATTGGCTCTGGCGATGGCGAGTTTAATCAGCCCTTAGGCATCGCCATTGATTCATCAGATGATCTCTACGTAATCGATAACGGCAACTATCGAGTTGAGAAATTTGATTCGGCCGGCACTTTCCTGTCCACCTTCGGATGGGGAGTACAGGATGGAGCAAATCATTTTGAGATCTGTACAAACTTAACAACGCCTTGCCTGGCTGGAATTACAGGAGATGGTCTGGACCAGTTTTCTAATCCCCAGGTTATTACAGTTGATCAAGCGGGCGATATTTATGTTGCTGATTGGGCCGGTAATAATGCCCGCATAGAGAAATTTCACTCTGACGGCAGTTTTTTCACCGAGTGGGAAAGTCCTCCCTCCGGTGACAGTTTTTTTGTTTTTTCCCCCGCAGGTATTTCAACCGACTCTTCCGGCAAAGTTTACGTCACGGACTCGAACAATTACAGAGTCAAGATATTTGATCCTTCGGGTAATTTCCTCTCAATATTCGGCGATAACCAAGCGGAAGGCGTAATAAATCAAGCCGGAGGCATAAGAGCCGACGCTTCAGGAAATTTTTATGTTGCAGACAGTTTCAGTGACCGCATCCAGAAATTTGATCCGTCAGGCCATTTCCTCTTTACCTTTGGCTGGGGAGTGCAGGATGGAGCAAATCAATTTGAGATCTGTACCTCCGGATGTCAGGTTGGCTTAGCAGGTTCGGGTGACGGGCAATTCAATCTTCCTCAGGGTATTACAACCGACACCCTGGGTAACATATACGTTAGTGATGCCGGAAATCTAAACAGCCGTATTGAAAAATTTGACTCGGGAGGTCATTTCCTTTCCACTTTCGGCTGGGGAGTGCAGGATGGAGCAAATCAATTTGAGATCTGTACCTCCGGATGCCAGGGTGGAATAGTTGGTTCAGGCGATGGCCAATTTAATAATTCTCAGGCTATGGTCTTCGACTCATTCGGCAATCTTTATGTTGCAGATAACGGGAATACCCGCATCGAGAAATTCGGCCCTTCCGGCAACTTCGTTACCAAATGGGGAAGTCCCGGCACAAGCGAAAGTGAGTTTAGCGGGCTTAACAGTGTAGCGGTTGATTCTTCTAATAATGTTTATGTCCCGGATAATTTCAATAATCGCATCCAGAAATTTGATTCCTCGGGCACGTTTCTCTCCACTTTCGGCTGGGGAGTACAAACTGGCGCAAATATGTGGGAGTCTTGTACATCCAATTGCCAGGCTGGAATAGCCGGTATGGGTGATGGTGAGCTTAATGGTCCTCAAGGTATTGCCATCGACTCATCGGGCAACCTTTATGTCAGCGACAGTCAAAGCAGCCGTATCCAGAAACTTGACCCAGCAGGCCATTTCCTTCTCACATTCGGCTGGGGCGTGCTGGATGGAGCAAATCATTTTGAGACTTGTTTCTCCGGATGTCAGGGTGGAATAAATGGTTTCGCGGGTGATGGCCAGTTCTCAGAACCTGGGATCATAGCGGTTGACCCATTAAATAATATTTATGTTTACACCCAAAAATTCACCACCTCTGCCGATACCTGGAATCTAAACTCTTCAGGATCCAGCGCACTATCATATCTTTCCGTATCTTCATCTCACTCGGCATCTGCCGTCACTTGTACCAATTGTACTGATGAAGGAGGGAACATCAACTGGAACTTTGTAACCGTATTGGTTCCTTCTTCTTTTACTTCTGTACAAGACGGCAATTGGAATGATGGGGCTACCTGGGGCAATACTTCTCCCGGGATCGCGGGTATTGATTATCCAACTTATCTGGATTCCGCCACGATAAATAATGAAGTTACATTAACCAATGATCAATCCATCGATGATATCACCATCTCAGATGGGGGCGCCTTACATCTGGGTACAAACACATTCAATATCTCAGGGAACCTTACCAATAACGGCGAATTGCATGCCGATACCTCCACAGTTATCCTCACAGGAACCAACCAAACCATACTTGGTTCCAATACTTTCTATAACTTAACCAAGATCACAACCATTGCAGACACCTTATCCTTTGACCCTGCTAATACTACAACTGTCACAGGCACACTTACTCTGACTGGTGTTTCTACGGGATTACTGACTTTGAACCATGCACCCGGCACCGGTCAGCCTGTGTTTGCTTCGAAGTTTGGTATAGGAAGCAATACCGTTGATGGAAATTTTAGCCAGATCACAGGCATTGCGCATGACTCCTCAGGAAATATTTACGCCGTAGATGTTAACAATAACCGCATCCAGAAATTTGATCCTTCCGGCAATTTTATTATCAAATGGGGAAGTTTCGGCACGGGAGACGGCCAATTCGATGCGCCCGGCGGTATTATAGTTGATTCCTCTAATAATATTTACATAGTAGATACTAATCGCGTCCAGGAATTCACATCCGCCGGTACTTTCATTAAAACCTTTGGTTGGGGGGTGCTGGATGGAACACCTGCATTCCAAGTCTGTAATTCAAACTGTCAGGCCGGAATAGCAGGCTCCGGTCCCGGCCAATTTGACGGGTCTGGCGGTATTAGTGTTGCGGCCGATTCTTCAGGCAATGTCTATATTTCTGATGCCGGCAATAATCGCATCCAGAAATTTGGTCCCGACGGCCACTTTATTTCCGCATGGGGAAGTTTTGGCTCAGGCGATGGCCAATTAAAGCATCCTTATTATATAGCCATTGACTCCTCAGATAATATTTATGTTGCAGACAACGACAATAGCCGTATCCAGAAATTTAATACTTCGGGCGCCTTTCAATCTACCTTTGGCTGGGGGGTGCAGACTGGTGCAAATGCATTCCAAACCTGCACGTCAGGATGTCAGGCCGGGATATCCGGCCCAGGTGCCGGACAATTCAATGCATCCGGCGGTATTACAACCGACTCCTCAGATAATATTTATGTTGCAGATTATGGCAATAGTCGCATTCAGGTATTTGGTTCTAATGGCGCCTTTCAATCTACTTTCGGCTGGGGAGTGCTGGACGGAACAGAAGAATTTCAGATTTGCACATCCGGCTGCCAGGCTGGGATACCCGCCGATGACCCAGATGTGCCAGGGGGCGAGGGGCAGACAAGTTTACCTGTAGGTGTTACGGTTGATGCTTCCGGCAATATTTATGTTGCGGACAGCGGCATACGTATCGAGAAATTTGATCCTTCAGAGAATTTTCTCTCAAAGTTCGGCAATAGTAGCCCAGAAGGAGAATTAAATAATCCTATAGGCATTGCAAATGACTCTTCAGGTAATATTTATGTCGTGGATCAAGGAAATAGCCGCATCCAGAAATTTGACCCTTCCGGCAATTTCCTTTCCACCTTCGGCTGGGGAGTACAAACTGGAGCAGATCAGTTTGAGATCTGCACATCGGGCTGTCAAACTGGGATTGGCGGCAGCGGTGACGGCCAATTCTTAGTTCCCGGAGGTATTGCAATTGACTCTTCCAATAATATTTATGTCACGGATAGCAGTAATCATCGTATTGAGGTATTCAATTCCGGTGAAGGATTTGTAACTCAATGGGGAACCGAAGGTTCCGGCGATGGGCAATTTGAGTATCCTCAAGGAATTGTATTTGACTCTTCGGGCAACATTTATGTTGTAGATGCTAGCAATAACCGCATCCAGAAATTTGACCCTGACGGTGCTTTTCTTTCCACCTTCGGCTGGGGTGTTCAAGATGGAACAACAAATGCGTTTCAAATTTGCACCTCCGGATGCCAGGGTGGGATACGAGGTTCGGATGCCGGCCAGTTCAATGAGCCAGCATTCCTTGCAATTGACTCGTTCAATAATATCTATGTCACAGATTCTGACAATAGCCGCATCCAGAAATTTTCTCTGAACACGGGTGAGCCGGTCTTTGAGTATACCATCGGCTGGGGAGTGCAGGATGGAGCAGATCAGTTTGAGATCTGCACATCCGGATGCCAGGCTGGTTCGGAAGGTGGGGGCTATGGACAGTTTATCGATCCCCAAGGTATTGCAATTGACTCATCAAATAATATTTATGTCGCCAACATCCAAAACAACCGCATTGAGAAATTCGACCCTTCGGGTAATTTACTCCTCACATTCGGCTGGGGTGTTCAAGATGGAACAACAAATGCGTTTCAAATTTGCACCTCCGGATGTCAGAGCGGGATACCTGGTTCGGGCGATGGCCAGTTTGCTGTTCCGCTAGGTATTACAATGGACCACTCCGGTAATATTTATGTCGCAGATGCCAACAACGGCCGCATCCAGAAATTCACCACAGGTTCCTCTGCCTGGAATCTAGACTCCCAAGGTTCAAGTGTTCTATCATATCTCTCCGTATCCTCATCTCATGCTACATCCGTGGTCACCTGTACCAATTGTATTGATGGGGGAGGCAATATCAACTGGAATTTCGGTGGTTCAACTCCGCCCCCTCCGCCTCCACCTCCACCTTCTGGCGGAGGAGGCCCAACCTGTTGTGCCCCATATGTACCACCAGGTACGAATCAGCAGGCTTCCAATACCCTAACATCAGACGGCTCTCTTCTGCTGGACCATGGGGTGATCTATGTCATGTCCCAGGGCTTTAAACGTCCTTTTGTCTCTATGGCCGTATTCACAGCCCTAGGATACAAACTATCCAATGTCATACGAGCAGACACGAGTGCTATTCCTGAAGGGGAATCCATCCTTTCTTCCAACATCAGGCACCCGGTAGGAGCTTTGATTCTTAATCAGGGAACCGTATATCTTCTGGGCACTGATCTTCGGTATGGTTTTCCGTCTGAAGCAGTCTTCTACTCCTATGGCTATCAATTCAAAGACGTGCTCCCTGCCAACAGCCTGGATCTGCTGCTCCCCCAAGGACCCATTGTTCAAATGAACAATTCTGGACAAGTACCCAGTTTTCCTAGTACGGGAGGGGACATTAAAGAGTAA
- a CDS encoding MBL fold metallo-hydrolase, with protein sequence MKITFYGAAQTVTGSKHLLETQGSRILLDCGLQQGEHTGGDPEHQTLPFDAKTIDCVILSHAHADHCGMLPILVKNGFKGKIYCTGATADIAKFILIDSAMVQSMDSKYAQNHPGIPSPGVMYTKEEAENIFQYFEIVPYFRLTGQWTQINDRIRFKFYDAGHILGSAITYLEIKENDTIRGLAYTGDIGQPGAPILHDPEPVQENSDVLISEATYGGTKHKPLSDAAGQLREVIDFAIKNRGKIIIPAFALGRTQELVYILHDLTDRKIVQDIPIFVDSPLALNISEVFAKHEEDFDAETDQDFFSKNELPLAFKNLQYIHTVEESKALNTRPGPFIIISSSGMMEGGRILHHLKNNIEDPKNTILITGYQAEGTLGRKIHHGESPIQILGSSLNIRARVITMNEFSAHGDQDFLKDYIKNIQGLKNLFLVHTELPQAEALKEILEQGHPDFKITIPKLLESFEV encoded by the coding sequence ATGAAAATAACTTTTTACGGCGCGGCGCAAACTGTCACCGGTTCCAAACATTTGCTCGAAACGCAAGGATCCAGAATACTTTTGGATTGCGGTTTGCAGCAGGGCGAACACACCGGCGGGGATCCGGAACATCAGACCTTGCCTTTTGATGCCAAGACTATTGACTGCGTTATTTTATCGCATGCTCATGCGGATCATTGCGGCATGCTGCCCATTCTAGTAAAGAACGGATTCAAAGGAAAAATTTATTGCACCGGTGCCACGGCAGATATCGCCAAATTTATTTTGATCGACAGCGCCATGGTCCAGTCCATGGATTCCAAATACGCTCAGAATCACCCGGGAATTCCCAGTCCCGGCGTCATGTACACGAAAGAAGAGGCTGAAAATATCTTCCAGTATTTTGAGATCGTCCCGTATTTTCGTTTAACCGGGCAATGGACCCAGATCAATGACCGCATCCGGTTTAAATTTTACGACGCGGGCCATATTTTAGGATCCGCAATTACTTATCTTGAGATCAAGGAGAACGATACTATCAGAGGTTTGGCTTATACCGGTGATATAGGCCAGCCGGGAGCGCCGATCCTGCATGACCCGGAGCCTGTACAGGAAAATTCCGATGTTCTGATCAGCGAGGCAACTTACGGAGGGACCAAACACAAACCTTTGTCTGATGCTGCCGGCCAGCTGCGCGAAGTCATAGATTTCGCCATCAAAAACCGCGGCAAGATCATCATTCCGGCATTCGCTCTGGGCCGGACGCAGGAATTGGTGTATATTCTGCATGATCTGACGGACCGGAAGATCGTCCAGGACATTCCCATATTCGTTGACAGCCCGCTGGCGCTGAACATCAGCGAAGTTTTTGCCAAGCACGAAGAAGATTTTGACGCTGAGACCGATCAGGATTTTTTCAGCAAAAATGAACTGCCTCTGGCATTCAAAAATTTGCAGTATATTCATACGGTGGAAGAATCCAAGGCTTTGAATACCAGACCCGGGCCATTCATCATCATATCCTCTTCAGGAATGATGGAAGGCGGCCGCATCCTTCATCATTTGAAGAACAATATTGAAGATCCGAAAAATACGATCTTGATCACAGGATATCAGGCCGAGGGCACGCTTGGCCGGAAAATACATCACGGTGAAAGTCCCATACAAATTTTGGGTTCCAGTTTAAATATTCGCGCTCGCGTTATTACCATGAACGAATTCAGCGCGCACGGGGATCAGGATTTTTTGAAAGATTATATAAAAAATATCCAGGGCCTGAAGAATTTATTTTTGGTCCACACCGAACTGCCGCAAGCCGAAGCGCTGAAAGAAATTCTGGAGCAAGGTCATCCTGATTTCAAGATCACCATTCCAAAGCTGCTGGAAAGTTTTGAAGTTTAA